GGGTTATCCTGGTTCGGTGTGGACACTACCGCGAGTTTCTCGCCGTTCCAAACCAACCATGCCCAGCCGCTGCCGAAACGTCCGGTCGCCGCGGCGCCGAATTCTTTTTTGAACGCGTCGAACGAACCGAAATCTTTTTCGATTTGTTCTTGAATCGCGCCTTCCAGCTTGCTGTCTTTGACCGGCGCCATCATCTGCCAGAAAAGGCTGTGATTGTAGTGACCGCCGCCGTTGTTGCGGATAGCCTGACGAACTGCTTCGGGCGCTTTTTCCCAATCGGCGACAATCTCTTCGATGTCTTTAGCCGCCCATTCGGGTGCTTTTTCCAACGCTTTGTTCAAGTTGTTCACATACGTATCATGATGTTTGTCATGATGGAATTGCATGGTTTCCTTGTCAATCACCGGTTCGAGCGCATCATATGCGTAAGGTAATTCAGGTAATGTAAATGCCATTATGGTTAGCTCCTTTCACAACTACTGCGAATAGTAAGTGTTACACCTACATTATAACCTGAAAACGGCAAATTGACTACTAATTTTTTCGATATAGTTTTTTTCTCACCTGCCAACTTTTCTTTTACTTCATGCGTAACGCAATTTTTTGCAACACCTCACCGGGAGCATTTTCCGTATCAAGATGCAAAATAAGTTCCGCGATTTCAGCCGCCGCTTTCGCGCCGATCACCGGAGCGGCAAGGTTGTCATATTTCGCGCGAATTTCTTCAATCGTCATGGTGTTGGCGGGGTCCCCTTTCGGATATTCAACGAGCTTTGCAAGAGTCTCCTCGTTCGTTTTGACAATGCGTACGCGGGATGCCAGCTTAGTCGGATCGTCCGCTTTGATTTGTTCGATTTCCGCCGAACGCTCCACTTTGATTTTTTTCATCACGTCGCGAATAGCGGTATCTTCGATCCCTTGCGGCGTGAAATGTTCGATGCCCACTTCACCGTAGACTAATGCGCAAGCCAGGCAGTATTGAATGCTGAATTTGCAACCGTACGGTGTTTGCGGCGACGCATTATTGATCAGGCTGTCCGTAATATCATTGACTTCCACGGTAATTTCCTGCATCTCTCCCAAATCGCATTCCTCGCGTAAGGCAGTGCCCGCGAAAATGGCGGCGTGCGCGTGCTTACAGCAGGCATACGGTTTGAACGAGTTCTCGTCAATTTTGAATGTGCCGTTGCCGAGGCCATCGGTCAATTTACTCCAATGCGGATCGGGGGAAAGCGCTCTGCAAAATCCCTTTTCGCCTTCCAAAATATGCGTGGCGCCGGTAAAACCGCGGGCGGAAATATAGGCGGATAAAACGCCCGCGTAAGAGGCCTTGCCCGCGTGAATCGGTTTGCTCATCGCGCCTTCCGCCACAAATTCCCAAAGCCCCGCCGCCTGCGTGCCGGCAGTGCCGAGGTTGTGCAGCATTTGTCGGTCATTTAAACCAAGCGCGCGGCCTGCCGAGGCCGCCGCTCCGAAAATCCCCGCGGTGCCCGTCGTGTGCCAGAAATAGTACGATTCCGGAATGATCGTTTCCCCGACGCGGGCGCCGACTTCGTAACCCGCCACTACCGCGGTGATGAGATCCCGACCGCTTTTGTGCTCGGCTTCCGTCACCGCCAACGCCGGCGGCACGACGACCGTCGCCAAGTGAATAATAGAGGCGTTATGCAAATCGTCAAAGTCAAGCGAGTGCGAGGCCGCTCCGTTTAAGAACGCCGCATCCCAGGCGGCGGTACGCAGCAACGGCGAAGTCAGCACCGTCGCCTGATCTGCGCCGATATTTTGCCCCAAGACCGCGCGTAAAATTTGAATCAGCGTTTCCTGCGAGCCGCGAATGCAGACGCCCGCCCAATCCAAGATGCATTTTTTCGCATTCTGCACGGTCTCTTCCGCTAAGTCTTTGTATTGCAACCCGGCCGCGTAACCTGCAAGCTGTTTGGTCAAGTCCATGCTGAAACCTCCTTAAAACGCCGGGTGATCCTGATGATATTCACCGAATTCTTCGCGTAAAACGCCGCAGATTTCACCGAGTGTCGCATAGGTTTTAACCGCTTCGATCAGACACGGCATAATATTTTCTTCGCTACGCGCGACTTTGCGAACTTTGGCGAGCGCTTTTTCGACAGCGGCATTGTCGCGGGTTTCTTTCAATTTTTTCAGTTTCGCCATTTGCCGATCGCCGACGGCCGGATCGACTTGCAACAGTTGCGTGTGATGCTC
This Negativicoccus succinicivorans DNA region includes the following protein-coding sequences:
- a CDS encoding superoxide dismutase, with translation MAFTLPELPYAYDALEPVIDKETMQFHHDKHHDTYVNNLNKALEKAPEWAAKDIEEIVADWEKAPEAVRQAIRNNGGGHYNHSLFWQMMAPVKDSKLEGAIQEQIEKDFGSFDAFKKEFGAAATGRFGSGWAWLVWNGEKLAVVSTPNQDNPLADGQKPLLGIDVWEHAYYLKYQNKRADYVDNFFKVINWKFVNELFAAAKK
- a CDS encoding MmgE/PrpD family protein, translated to MDLTKQLAGYAAGLQYKDLAEETVQNAKKCILDWAGVCIRGSQETLIQILRAVLGQNIGADQATVLTSPLLRTAAWDAAFLNGAASHSLDFDDLHNASIIHLATVVVPPALAVTEAEHKSGRDLITAVVAGYEVGARVGETIIPESYYFWHTTGTAGIFGAAASAGRALGLNDRQMLHNLGTAGTQAAGLWEFVAEGAMSKPIHAGKASYAGVLSAYISARGFTGATHILEGEKGFCRALSPDPHWSKLTDGLGNGTFKIDENSFKPYACCKHAHAAIFAGTALREECDLGEMQEITVEVNDITDSLINNASPQTPYGCKFSIQYCLACALVYGEVGIEHFTPQGIEDTAIRDVMKKIKVERSAEIEQIKADDPTKLASRVRIVKTNEETLAKLVEYPKGDPANTMTIEEIRAKYDNLAAPVIGAKAAAEIAELILHLDTENAPGEVLQKIALRMK